The Hippoglossus stenolepis isolate QCI-W04-F060 chromosome 11, HSTE1.2, whole genome shotgun sequence genome includes a window with the following:
- the LOC124854470 gene encoding dual specificity protein phosphatase 1B-like produces the protein MILVDPGLYIGTAADLNDRQALADAAVTRVLSVDSVDPTPQLPADGAFCMKWVNVLDEVTSDLLSHLDDCYLFIQEAVVGGGTVIVHW, from the coding sequence ATGATCCTGGTGGACCCCGGTCTGTACATTGGCACCGCGGCCGATCTCAATGACAGGCAGGCACTGGCTGATGCCGCTGTCACTCGTGTCCTGTCTGTGGACTCTGTCGACCCCACCCCTCAGCTTCCCGCTGATGGTGCCTTCTGCATGAAGTGGGTCAACGTTTTAGATgaggtgacctctgacctcctgagTCACCTGGACGACTGCTACCTGTTCATTCAGGAGGCTGTGGTTGGAGGTGGGACTGTCATTGTTCACTGGtaa
- the LOC118117755 gene encoding uncharacterized protein LOC118117755 has protein sequence MCAVQLLRVSVHERISAAAEDFLLQVEKGEETAQVPALRALLTERLTAAAKEIAAVFEETVVEYEDRLERSEREICRQRRLLDAVMKPEIRLHRADFLQLVVSKEEVPPEQQQWSPLADQEDPEPSHIKEEQEEP, from the exons ATGTGCGCCGTGCAGCTGCTGCGGGTGTCGGTACATGAGCGGATCAGCGCTGCCGCTGaagactttctgctgcaggtggagaaaggGGAAGAAACGGCTCAAGTCCCGGCGCTGAGAGCGCTGCTCACCGAGCGGCTAACGGCGGCGGCGAAGGAGATCGCCGCTGTGTTTGAGGAAACCGTGGTGGAGTACGAAGACAGACTGGAGCGGTCAGAGCGGGAGATCTGCcgccagaggaggctgctcgATGCCGTGATGAAGCCCGAAATAAGGCTGCACAGAGCAG ACTTCCTGCAACTGGTGGTGAGTAAAGAAGAGGTTccccctgagcagcagcagtggagcccTCTTGCGGACCAGGAGGACCCAGAGCCCTCCcacattaaagaggaacaggaggaacctTGA
- the LOC124854467 gene encoding gastrula zinc finger protein XlCGF8.2DB-like, with protein sequence METREPQPHIRNNKQPLSDMRCKTDKKPFSCSECGKSFRRKDMLKRHMRIHTGEKPFSCSDCAERFRHKNQLNIHMRIHTGEKPFSCSDCGKTFNQKYRLKLHMRIHTGEKPFSCSECGKTFSHKQVLNIHMRTHTGEKPFGCPDCAERFRHRNQLNVHMRIHTGEKPFRCSECDKIFGHASELKIHLRVHTGEKPFSCSQCDKAFKQKSELNSHMAVHTKEKPFSCSQCDKAFKQKSELNSHMAVHTKEKPFSCSECGKIFSQKTVLKTHMRIHTGEKPFSCTQCDNKFRLSADLKRHLRIHTGEKPFGCSQCDKKFRQSANLKEHMIMHTGEKLFGCSECGKRFNRKFTLTSHMRIHRGEKLFGCSECGKRFCQKSALTRHMRIHRGEQ encoded by the coding sequence ATGGAGACCAGGGAGCCTCAGCCTCATataagaaacaacaaacagccaTTAAGTGATATGAGATGTAAAACTGAtaagaaaccatttagttgctctgagtgtggtaaaagttTTAGACGAAAGGACATGCTGAAGAGACAcatgaggattcatacaggagagaaaccatttagttgctctgattGTGCAGAAAGATTTAGACATAAGAACCAGCTGAATATACAcatgaggattcatacaggagagaaaccatttagttgctctgattGTGGTAAAACATTTAACCAAAAATATCGTTTAAAGTTACATATGAgaattcatacaggagagaaaccatttagttgttCTGAATGTGGTAAAACATTTAGCCATAAGCAAGTGCTGAATATACATATGAGGactcatacaggagagaaaccatttggTTGCCCTGATTGTGCAGAAAGATTTAGACATAGGAACCAGCTGAATgtacatatgaggattcatacaggagagaaaccatttagaTGCTCTGAGTGTGATAAAATATTTGGACATGCGTCTGAATTAAAGATACACTTGAGAGTACATAcgggagagaaaccatttagttgttCTCAGTGTGATAaagcatttaaacaaaaatccGAGCTAAATTCACACATGGCAGTTCATACAaaagagaaaccatttagttgttCTCAGTGTGATAaagcatttaaacaaaaatccGAGCTAAATTCACACATGGCAGTTCATACAaaagagaaaccatttagttgctctgagtgtggtaaaataTTTAGCCAAAAGACCGTTTTAAAGACACAcatgaggattcatacaggagagaaaccgtttAGTTGCACCCAGTGTGATAACAAGTTTAGACTTTCGGCTGATTTAAAGAGACACTTGAGAatacacacaggagagaaaccatttggTTGcagtcagtgtgataagaaattTAGGCAATCGGCTAATTTAAAGGAACACATGATAATGCATACGGGAGAGAAACTCTTtggttgctctgagtgtggtaaaagatttaacCGAAAGTTCACTTTAACGAGTCATATGAGGATTCATAGAGGAGAGAAACTCTTtggttgctctgagtgtggtaaaagattttgCCAAAAGTCTGCTTTAACAAgacatatgaggattcatagAGGAGAGCAGTGA
- the LOC124854468 gene encoding gastrula zinc finger protein XlCGF8.2DB-like, with translation METREPQPHIRNNKRPLSDMRCKTDKKPFSCSECGERFRRKDMLNIHMRIHTGEKPFSCSDCGKTFSQKPMLNIHMRIHTGEKPFSCSDCGSRFNQKHHLKLHMRIHTGEKPFSCSECGKTFSQKQMLNIHMRIHTGEKPFDCSECAERFRHKNQLNVHMRIHTGEKPFRCSECDKIFGHSAELKIHMRVHTGEKPFSCSQCDKAFKQKSEVNSHMAVHTKEKPFSCSECGKLFSRKTVLKTHMRIHTGEKPCSCTQCDKKFRLSADLKRHLRIHTGEKPFGCSQCDKKFRQSANLKEHMIMHTGEKLFGCSECGKRFNRKFTLTSHMRIHRGEKLFGCSECGKRFRQKSALTRHMRIHRGEQ, from the coding sequence ATGGAGACCAGGGAGCCTCAGCCTCATATAAGAAACAACAAACGGCCGTTAAGTGATATGAGATGTAAAACTGAtaagaaaccatttagttgctctgagtgtggtgAAAGATTTAGACGTAAGGACATGCTGAATATACAcatgaggattcatacaggagagaaaccatttagttgctctgattGTGGTAAGACATTTAGCCAAAAGCCAATGCTGAATATTCACATGAgaattcatacaggagagaaaccatttagttgctctgattGTGGTTCTAGATTTAACCAAAAACACCATTTAAAGTTACATATGAGAATTCATAcgggagagaaaccatttagttgttCTGAATGTGGTAAAACATTTAGCCAAAAGCAAATGCTGAATAtacatatgaggattcatacaggagagaaaccttTTGATTGCTCTGAGTGTGCAGAAAGATTTAGACATAAGAACCAGCTGAATgtacatatgaggattcatacaggagagaaaccattcaGATGCTCTGAGTGTGATAAAATATTTGGACATTCGGCTGAATTAAAGATACACATGAGAGTACATAcgggagagaaaccatttagttgttCTCAGTGTGATAaagcatttaaacaaaaatctgaGGTAAATTCACACATGGCAGTTCATACAaaagagaaaccatttagttgctctgagtgtggtaaattATTTAGCCGAAAGACCGTTTTAAAGACACAcatgaggattcatacaggagagaaaccgtgTAGTTGCACCCAGTGTGATAAAAAATTTAGACTTTCGGCTGATTTAAAGAGACACTTGAGAatacacacaggagagaaaccatttggTTGCAGTCAGTGTGATAAAAAATTTAGGCAATCAGCTAATTTAAAGGAACACATGATAATGCATACGGGAGAGAAACTCTTtggttgctctgagtgtggtaaaagatttaacCGAAAGTTCACTTTAACGAGTCATATGAGGATTCATAGAGGAGAGAAACTCTTtggttgctctgagtgtggtaaaagatttcgCCAAAAGTCTGCTTTAACGAGACATATGAGGATTCACAGAGGAGAGCAGTGA
- the LOC118117754 gene encoding neurofilament medium polypeptide-like, translating to MCAVQLLRVSVHERISAAAEDFLLQVEKGEETAQVPALRALLTERLTAAAKEIAAVFEETVAEYEDRLERSEREICRQRRLLDAVMKPEIRLHRADFLQLVVSKEEVPPEQQQWSPLVDQEDPEPPHIKEEQEEPWTNTEGEQLQQLEEADIKFTLTPFAVKSEEDEEKPQSSQLHQSQNEENRADGGKPEPARNSGPEDKTEDSSETED from the exons ATGTGCGCCGTGCAGCTGCTGCGGGTGTCGGTACATGAGCGGATCAGCGCTGCCGCTGaagactttctgctgcaggtggagaaaggGGAAGAAACGGCTCAAGTCCCGGCGCTGAGAGCGCTGCTCACCGAGCGGCTAACGGCGGCGGCGAAGGAGATCGCCGCTGTGTTTGAGGAAACCGTGGCGGAGTACGAAGACAGACTGGAGCGGTCAGAGCGGGAGATCTGCcgccagaggaggctgctcgATGCCGTGATGAAGCCCGAAATAAGGCTGCACAGAGCAG ACTTCCTGCAACTGGTGGTGAGTAAAGAAGAGGTTccccctgagcagcagcagtggagcccTCTTGTGGACCAGGAGGACCCAGAGCCCCCCcacattaaagaggaacaggaggaacctTGGACCAATACggagggagagcagcttcaACAACTGGAGGAGGCTGATATCAAGTTCACATTGACTCCTTTCGctgtgaagagtgaagaagaCGAAGAGAAACCTCAGTCGTCACAGCTTCATCAGAGTCAGAATGAGGAGAACAGAGCGGACGGTGGAAAACCAGAACCAGCCAGGAACTCAGGTCCTGAGGACAAGACCGAAGACTCTTCTGAGACTGAAGAC